From Streptomyces yatensis, one genomic window encodes:
- a CDS encoding peptidoglycan-binding domain-containing protein yields MTAESCPHCFAPARANGRPGCTCAERAAASTATAGETDDQTHPHPLVTRSEERPGGPDPRDLRLFEEAERKKAEKEKEEAEKGDTDETRVIDRVEERPGGDEAAADGDVFADGGAPGFADGGAPGEEPGPARHRKSKRKVVAAVLAGAAAVAVAGSLAVGTGLLGGDHKEDGGGGASDRTLADSTASAPVEEELPAAENGPSSGAPSSSATPRPSASGSASASASPSETGPSATTRPSASGSPTGSATKPGPTASGGPTSAPSDPPGPTGPPALREGDSGPEVAELQKRLSQLLLYIGAADGDYDAGVRRVVSSYQDQHDITGDPDGVYGENTRRDLESRTREP; encoded by the coding sequence GTGACGGCAGAGTCCTGCCCGCACTGCTTCGCACCGGCGCGCGCCAACGGCCGCCCGGGCTGTACGTGTGCCGAACGCGCCGCCGCGTCCACCGCGACCGCAGGCGAGACCGACGACCAGACCCATCCGCACCCCCTTGTGACGCGCTCGGAGGAGCGCCCGGGCGGGCCCGATCCGCGTGATCTGCGTCTCTTCGAGGAGGCGGAGAGGAAGAAGGCGGAGAAGGAGAAGGAGGAGGCGGAGAAGGGGGACACCGACGAGACGCGGGTGATCGACCGCGTCGAGGAGAGACCCGGCGGGGACGAGGCGGCGGCGGACGGCGACGTCTTCGCCGACGGAGGCGCACCGGGATTCGCCGACGGAGGCGCACCGGGAGAGGAGCCCGGCCCCGCCCGGCACCGCAAGAGCAAGCGCAAGGTCGTGGCGGCCGTGCTCGCGGGGGCGGCGGCCGTGGCCGTGGCCGGTTCGCTGGCGGTCGGCACCGGTCTGCTCGGCGGTGACCACAAGGAGGACGGCGGCGGCGGCGCGAGCGACCGCACGCTGGCCGACAGCACCGCCAGCGCCCCGGTCGAGGAGGAGCTGCCGGCCGCGGAGAACGGCCCGTCGTCCGGTGCCCCGTCGTCGAGTGCCACGCCCCGCCCGTCCGCGTCCGGCTCGGCGAGCGCGAGCGCGTCCCCGAGCGAGACGGGCCCCTCGGCCACCACCCGCCCCTCGGCGTCGGGCTCCCCGACCGGCTCGGCGACGAAGCCCGGGCCGACCGCCTCCGGCGGCCCGACCTCCGCCCCGTCCGATCCTCCCGGGCCCACCGGGCCGCCGGCGCTGCGCGAGGGCGACAGCGGGCCCGAGGTGGCCGAGCTGCAGAAGAGGCTGTCCCAGCTGCTGCTGTACATCGGCGCGGCGGACGGGGACTACGACGCCGGGGTGCGGCGGGTGGTCTCCAGCTACCAGGACCAGCACGACATCACGGGCGACCCGGATGGTGTCTACGGCGAGAACACCCGCCGCGACCTCGAATCCAGAACCAGAGAGCCATAG